A window of Choristoneura fumiferana chromosome 8, NRCan_CFum_1, whole genome shotgun sequence contains these coding sequences:
- the LOC141430014 gene encoding LOW QUALITY PROTEIN: uncharacterized protein (The sequence of the model RefSeq protein was modified relative to this genomic sequence to represent the inferred CDS: inserted 1 base in 1 codon): MYKWCVVPQCTNTSLRNPQKLFVSVPTNRKRRKMWLQLARRDPNEISSHSNVFMCEDHFYMEKDTTNYMQHKLGFSKNILLTNEAVPSKFHCQKDRKRLSSDDETAQEVFLKRKRIELVRECLQSQSATETQNERLKIDDDIVQEIIKPEEILRTQDKDTVTDSIITAEKSVQARIKRNVHYRSKAIQTICQSKSITTSPLKVTTTSRLTSPFKIVPCHGKPSQTGVVKRAKRNIALEEEKSDSDISYFESGHSSPFVTTSSSRVTDSDSVTNTNENIEQLQRLKNTVRLIEKKKPLLYVGISKECYFXIQLLHKHTNIKIEYILLCLKKIRMNTTFSELEDNFGMSLSYASKLFLVNIPIISSFLKPFIVKLDKKLIKKNLPIAFRHNYHNVSCIIDCLEIDIQKPSKAVYQALTWSDYKKGNTVKYLISCTPNGLINFISQGFGGRTSDVTIVENSKFLDELQIGSCILADRGFKHLEQKLHEKAMKLLRPPSVSTGEKLSKTEVRQTKIIASLRIHIERTIRRIREFHMLKQHSVINNNILRVLDHIIIIACALINLQNSLIK, translated from the exons ATGTATAAATGGTGTGTAGTGCCACAATGTACAAATACGTCTTTAAGGAATCCAcaaaaattgtttgtttctgTACCAACGAATCGAAAAAGGCGAAAAATGTGGCTACAGTTAGCTCGAAGGGACCCAAATGAAATTTCATCACATTCAAACGTCTTTATGTGTGAAGAtcatttttat ATGGAAAAAGACACAACTAACTACATGCAGCATAAATTGGGCTTCAGTAAGAATATACTTCTAACAAATGAGGCTGTGCCATCTAAATTTCACTGTCAAAAGGATCGCAAAAGATTGTCGTCTGATGATGAAACTGCTCAAgaagtttttcttaaaaggaAAAGAATTGAGCTTGTCAGAGAATGTCTGCAAAGCCAAAGTGCGACTGAAACCCAAAATGAAAGGTTAAAAATAGATGATGATATAGTGCAAGAAATTATTAAGCCAGAAG AAATACTACGAACTCAAGACAAAGATACTGTTACAGACTCTATCATTACTGCAGAAAAATCTGTTCAAGCAAGAATAAAACGAAATGTGCATTATAGGAGCAAGGCCATCCAAACAATATGCCAAAGTAAAAGCATTACCACGTCACCATTGAAAGTGACTACGACTTCTCGTTTGACTTCACCTTTTAAAATAGTTCCTTGCCATGGAAAACCATCACAGACGGGAGTTGTCAAAAGAGCGAAGAGAAATATTGCCCTTGAAGAGGAAAAATCTGATAGTGATATTTCTTATTTTGAAAGTGGCCATTCATCACCGTTTGTAACCACTTCATCATCAAGGGTTACTGACTCTGACAGTGTCACAAATACCAATGAAAATATTGAACAATTGCAGCGTCTCAAAAATACTGTGcgcttaattgaaaaaaaaaaacctttgttgtATGTTGGTATTTCCAaagaatgttatt taattcagttattgcataaacacacaaatataaaaatagaatatattttactatgtttgaaaaaaattagaatgAACACTACGTTTTCTGAACTAGAGGATAATTTTGGAATGTCATTATCTTATGCCAGTAAACTATTTTTAGTAAACATACCTataataagtagttttttaaaaccatttattgTAAAGTTGgataaaaagttaataaaaaagaaCCTTCCTATTGCATTCAGACATAACTATCATAATGTCAGCTGTATCATAGATTGTTTAGAAATTGATATACAAAAACCATCAAAAGCTGTTTATCAGGCACTGACATGGTCGGACTACAAAAAGGGGAATACTGTAAAGTATTTAATATCCTGCACACCTAAtggtttgattaattttatttctcagGGGTTTGGGGGTAGAACAAGTGATGTTACTATAGTTGAAAACAGTAAATTTCTTGATGAATTACAAATAGGAAGTTGTATCTTGGCGGACAGAGGCTTCAAACACCTTGAGCAGAAACTTCATGAAAAGGCCATGAAACTTTTAAGGCCACCCAGTGTAAGCACTGGTGAAAAATTGTCAAAAACAGAAGTTCGACAAACTAAGATAATCGCTAGTTTGCGAATTCATATTGAACGCACAATCAGGCGTATAAGAGAATTTCATATGCTCAAGCAACATTCAGTGATTAATAATAACATACTTCGTGTTCTTGACCATATCATTATCATTGCATGTGCTCTTATTAATTTACAGAattctcttattaaataa
- the Yeti gene encoding yeti — MSSDSESDEEFVPGEPEQLSEEDSADEETDLQFEKEQEHKTKKRKAVQDKDGTKKRRTRNSIKEPTPEPEPKEPEPKLDPEESKKREDDLWAMFLDGTDTKPKAAPKETPTVAQTVKLVEKPKIPTKTNNDDGKAREKRIFEFAGETIVVENNIIKEKIKTAETIATGSKPVPPLSRGRTSGLKDVLGQLNKKNQLSTLEKSKLDWETYKKEQDIADEVQNHNKGKNGYLDKQDFLERADHRQYEIERDMRLSRRSNR; from the exons ATGTCGTCTGATAGTGAGAGTGATGAAGAATTTGTGCCAGGGGAACCTGAACAGTTGTCTGAAGAGGATTCAGCTGATGAGGAAACTGATTTACAATTTGAAAAGGAACAAGAACACAAAACTAAAAAACGAAAAGCAGTTCAAGATAAAGATGGTACAAAAAAACGAAGGACTAGAAATAGCATAAAAGAACCAACACCTGAACCAGAGCCTAAAGAACCTGAACCTAAACTCGATCCAGAAGAAAGTAAGAAAAGAGAAGACGATCTGTGGGCCATGTTTTTAGATGGCACAGATACTAAACCTAAAGCAGCTCCTAAAGAAACTCCCACTGTTGCTCAAACTGTAAAGCTAGTAGAAAAACCCAAAATACCAACTAAAACTAACAATGATGATGGCAAGGCTAGGGAGAAGAGAATATTCGAATTTGCGGGTGAAACTATTGTTGTAGAgaacaatattataaaagagAAAATCAAAACTGCAGAAACCATCGCAAcag GAAGCAAACCTGTACCACCATTGTCACGAGGGCGTACATCCGGTTTAAAAGACGTTCTTGGCCAACTTAACAAGAAAAACCAACTGTCCACCCTGGAGAAATCCAAACTTGATTGGGAGACATACAAAAAGGAACAAGACATTGCTGATGAAGTCCAAAATCACAATAAAGGAAAGAATGG ttatcTGGACAAGCAAGACTTCTTGGAGCGCGCAGACCACCGTCAATACGAAATCGAGCGAGACATGCGCCTGAGCCGCCGTAGCAACCGATAA
- the LOC141430309 gene encoding uncharacterized protein encodes MGKVRSATGAPRKQGFNKSGHSMNPDRPTEGLKGVGNPRTKGTIKRLQMYRNFKAKRDKTGKIITPAPFQGWLPSGTRARVEPNQKWFGNSRVISQNALQKFQDEFGAVVKNPYQVVMKPTNLPITLLNEKAKQARVHLLDTEGFDKTFGPKKQRKRVNLKFGDLGSLSKAVEENTDKYDENKDIDRVREDSGVKEGQRDWVFGAGMSKRIWNELYKVIDSSDVLLQVLDARDPMGTRSPFVENFLKKEKAHKHLIFVLNKVDLVPNWVTQRWVAILSAEYPTVAFHSSLTHPFGKGSLINLLRQFGKLHIDKKQISVGLIGYPNVGKSSVINTLRSKKVCKVAPIAGETKVWQYITLMKRIFLIDCPGVVYPSAETDTEKVLKGVVRVELVQNPEDYIDEVIKRVRKEYLVKTYKIDGWETATEFLEKMAARTGKLLKKGEPDINQVARMVLNDWQRGKLPFYVAPEGFEVPLSKQPKEDEQKEKKTIVEQQEPEETSTGEVTNTAKDEEFEKEQPLISVNNLIIAQDFAKIRVGLKFDNDGDVKPLNAVTLPDELKDVDDKSDNEEESQEGDDAQNDDGNESSDISDFYSNDENECSDVEDYLTHKPETVKEMRRRKLEAASGSFTVEEVAKQGKKRKAGPEDANIKKKKMTAKERRAFERAQRRTKTGSNFYEVSNVKNRNRNKKNPV; translated from the coding sequence ATGGGGAAAGTGCGTTCTGCTACCGGGGCTCCCCGGAAGCAGGGTTTCAACAAGTCGGGGCACTCCATGAATCCAGATCGTCCAACCGAGGGATTAAAAGGTGTCGGCAATCCCCGGACCAAAGGAACCATTAAACGGCTGCAGATGTACCGTAACTTTAAAGCTAAAAGAGATAAAACTGGTAAAATTATAACTCCAGCACCTTTTCAAGGTTGGTTGCCTTCGGGAACCCGAGCTCGCGTTGAACCTAATCAAAAGTGGTTCGGTAACTCTCGTGTGATCTCACAAAATGCCCTTCAAAAGTTCCAAGATGAATTTGGGGCTGTTGTCAAGAATCCATATCAAGTTGTTATGAAACCTACCAATTTGCCAATAACATTACTCAATGAAAAGGCCAAGCAAGCCAGAGTGCACTTACTTGACACTGAGGGCTTCGACAAAACATTTGGACCAAAAAAACAACGAAAACGAGTAAATTTAAAGTTTGGTGACTTGGGTTCACTGTCAAAGGCTGTTGAAGAAAACACAGACAAATATGATGAGAATAAAGACATAGACAGGGTTCGGGAAGATTCAGGAGTCAAAGAAGGACAGAGAGATTGGGTGTTTGGAGCTGGTATGAGTAAAAGGATTTGGAATGAGCTTTATAAAGTAATTGATTCATCTGATGTACTACTGCAGGTGCTGGATGCTCGAGACCCCATGGGGACCAGAAGCCCATTTGTTGAGAATTtcctaaaaaaagaaaaagcacACAAACATTTGATTTTTGTTCTAAATAAGGTTGATTTAGTGCCCAACTGGGTGACACAGAGGTGGGTAGCTATTCTTAGTGCTGAATATCCTACTGTTGCCTTTCATTCATCTCTCACACATCCATTTGGGAAAGGATCTCTTATTAATCTGCTGCGGCAATTTGGAAAATTACACATTGACAAGAAGCAAATAAGTGTTGGGCTGATTGGATATCCTAATGTTGGAAAATCATCAGTCATTAACACTTTGAGGTCCAAAAAAGTATGTAAAGTGGCACCTATAGCTGGTGAGACTAAAGTTTGGCAGTACATAACTCTAATGAAGAGGATATTTCTGATTGATTGCCCTGGAGTTGTTTATCCATCAGCTGAAACAGACACGGAGAAAGTGCTGAAAGGAGTAGTAAGAGTAGAACTAGTACAAAACCCAGAAGACTATATTGATGAAGTCATCAAGAGAGTAAGAAAAGAATATTTGGTGAAGACATATAAAATTGATGGCTGGGAGACAGCAACTGAATTTTTGGAAAAGATGGCTGCAAGGACAGGGAAACTGTTGAAGAAAGGGGAGCCTGATATCAATCAAGTTGCAAGGATGGTGCTTAATGATTGGCAAAGGGGAAAACTACCTTTTTATGTTGCTCCTGAAGGATTTGAAGTTCCTCTTTCAAAACAGCCCAAGGAAGATGAGCAGAAAGAGAAGAAAACCATAGTTGAGCAACAGGAACCAGAAGAAACATCTACAGGAGAAGTTACAAACACAGCAAAGGATGAAGAATTTGAAAAAGAACAGCCACTTATaagtgtaaataatttaataatagcaCAAGATTTTGCTAAAATTCGAGTGGGATTAAAATTCGACAATGATGGTGATGTGAAACCACTGAATGCTGTTACTCTACCAGATGAATTGAAGGATGTAGATGATAAAAGTGATAATGAAGAAGAATCTCAAGAGGGAGATGACGCGCAAAACGACGATGGTAATGAGTCCTCTGACATAAGTGATTTTTATAGCAATGATGAAAATGAATGCAGTGATGTTGAAGATTACTTGACCCATAAGCCTGAAACTGTTAAGGAGATGAGGCGAAGGAAACTAGAAGCAGCCAGTGGTTCATTTACAGTTGAAGAAGTAGCAAAGCAGGGCAAGAAACGCAAAGCAGGACCAGAGGATGCTAATatcaagaagaagaagatgacAGCAAAGGAACGGCGTGCATTTGAAAGAGCGCAACGTCGTACCAAAACTGGAAGCAACTTTTATGAAGTTTCTAATGTTAAGAATAGGAACAGAAATAAGAAAAACCCTGTATAA
- the LOC141430312 gene encoding transmembrane protein 170A, with protein MYDMLSEFRVSEFDSFVDVFRLTPGDPLDTFGEMWYPVFLWSLCSSVFVHTCAGLVAFGTLRKHKYGKFFPVLLIVMGVVSPVTAGVASSAAVAFIYRAANMAMPPIHAMIWGIGQTILGAGIGFTRILATL; from the coding sequence ATGTATGACATGTTGTCCGAGTTCCGAGTGTCTGAATTCGATTCATTCGTGGATGTGTTTCGATTAACGCCAGGAGATCCATTAGACACGTTTGGAGAAATGTGGTATCCAGTGTTTTTGTGGTCACTGTGTTCCTCAGTGTTCGTACATACGTGTGCGGGGCTGGTCGCTTTCGGTACTCTAAGGAAGCACAAGTATGGCAAGTTTTTTCCAGTCCTTTTAATAGTGATGGGTGTTGTGAGCCCAGTGACAGCAGGAGTGGCTAGTAGTGCTGCTGTAGCATTCATATACCGTGCTGCCAATATGGCAATGCCGCCCATACACGCCATGATCTGGGGCATAGGACAGACAATCCTCGGAGCTGGCATTGGTTTCACAAGGATTTTAGCAACTTTGTAA
- the LOC141430311 gene encoding uncharacterized protein: MGEAYFKLKRKLEDLGYNNTLPLDAVPLVECILADLIQTTRSLQHYMDLSKEALTQRDSLMLEAEPYKCDNAKLIQENNRLHSENINLKEEALRVSKESKRKIKSLSEELMKKDSLIGKLQHDVRDLSLRGLCAGTQSSRNKSRRKDSGDNNTARVCICNEQQFNADNDVTELLRKVQNLEEKNESYYDEIILLKSQIELRDNEIVRLHILLEGGRPLKAVSRDVCTSHSDGKFQDFVKQLQDMAKANDLLKKQVADGLEKQHEAMQRALDLADKNKNLHDELKKVDTLALTVEEDCNKRIAAMMNDMNFLQVRIEGLTMKNAELTKELSQSSLKSSPTLCKLQEELNIALREKDALKKEITDLVDLNKSLQDKIISVTSRSNYLGANNDGHRFSPKNMVCPTKDELQLLLEGERKIYEKCMSSLQEKLTETTSMFNMHLTKCKDKYIHPGSAASADSVFIKELHKKLCECQQEILMLKKENDEMKTKNAFQEEGNKQNYKDIISHLNAENAELSKENIALSHQLSQYKNFKSARFSTGGEYTKRDILKLQDEIDRLRDTIQIVRKDKEEYMSRCKEAMDLVDKLKRDLSYKHREIEQLQEENSSYKMTHRTGKASADHLREECNFLREQIKTLQSDVIKEKTLASQIKNIQMETERSSNEVQSDLLCTQKKLSLAKDNIDSLERKCNILQSEIVSLKNEKSNLIENIKKIDQERDKLVIELDNKTENMSILEQKIKSQSYEISKLENEISELKRKISTNKVSEHRLVDHESQIFFLNGEISRLTQQYDNAVVENKHLQNSLADANGTLKLTKIEYDKSRKEVDGLKQQLQHYVAEIRRIEEMLSQKEAERSDMLEHFASLSVEANILENTNHSLESESASKSLQLQSYISKIQALEERSVDKDNLIDTQSSQIAAMTCKITALENEVKLISEEKDLLQQNVSYLKQMCNSLQKDHTSVMQGLTDTDSELKLYENKIKNLSSAKTRLEADNQDIKGNLETTEKLLSKARREIVELKLALQDATSETKALQDRINRLSRIETVAHESTLTREELELPLMLEETIHEVSHEEDEESSRFHEVRKRYSKYSHGSTL; encoded by the exons ATGGGTGAAGcatattttaaactaaaaagaaaactgGAAGATCTGGGTTACAACAACACTTTACCTTTGGACGCAGTACCTTTAGTAGAATGTATCCTAGCAGATTTAATTCAAACTACGCGCAGTTTGCAGCACTACATGGATTTGTCGAAGGAGGCTCTAACGCAACGCGACTCGCTAATGTTAGAGGCTGAACCGTACAAGTGCGACAATGCTAAGCTAATTCAAGAGAACAATCGTCTTCATAGTGAAAACATAAACTTAAAAGAAGAAGCTCTAAGAGTTTCTAAAGAAAGTAAGAGGAAAATCAAATCATTGTCAGAGGAGCTTATGAAAAAAGACTCTCTGATAGGTAAGTTGCAGCATGATGTTAGAGATTTGAGTTTAAGGGGCTTGTGTGCTGGGACTCAGAGCAGTCGCAACAAAAGTAGAAGAAAAGACAGTGGAGACAATAACACTGCAAGAGTATGTATCTGTAATGAACAACAATTTAATGCTGATAATGATGTAACAGAACTATTAAGAAAGGTTCAAAATTTGGAAGAAAAAAATGAGTCatattatgatgaaattattcTATTAAAAAGTCAGATTGAGCTGAGAGATAATGAAATAGTAAGATTGCATATTTTACTAGAAGGTGGCAGGCCTCTTAAAGCAGTCAGCAGAGATGTGTGCACCTCTCACTCAGAtggcaaatttcaagattttgtaAAACAATTGCAAGATATGGCAAAGGCAAATgatcttttaaaaaaacaagtagCTGATGGTTTGGAAAAGCAACATGAGGCCATGCAGCGTGCCCTTGATCTTGCTGATAAGAATAAAAATTTACatgatgaattaaaaaaagtagaCACCCTTGCCCTAACTGTTGAAGAAGATTGTAACAAACGAATAGCTGCAATGATGAATGACATGAATTTCTTACAAGTTAGAATTGAAGGCCTGACCATGAAAAATGCAGAATTAACAAAAGAACTTTCCCAGTCTAGTTTAAAATCTTCGCCAACTCTGTGCAAACTTCAAGAAGAACTAAACATAGCTTTAAGAGAAAAAGATGCTTTGAAAAAAGAGATAACAGATTTAGTTGATCTCAACAAAAGTTTGCAAGATAAAATAATCTCAGTTACTTCTCGAAGTAATTATTTGGGTGCTAATAATGATGGTCATAGATTTAGTCCTAAAAATATGGTATGTCCTACTAAAGATGAACTTCAGTTACTACTTGAAGGAGAAAGAAAGATATATGAAAAATGCATGTCCAGTCTGCAAGAAAAACTAACTGAGACAACAAGtatgtttaatatgcatttaacaaaatgtaaagaTAAGTACATACATCCTGGTTCAGCTGCTTCTGCTGATAGTGTGTTTATTAAAGAATTGCATAAAAAATTATGTGAATGTCAGCAGGAGATACTgatgttaaaaaaagaaaatgatgaaaTGAAAACTAAGAATGCTTTCCAGGAAGAAGGTAACAAACAGAATTACAAAGATATAATCAGTCACTTAAATGCTGAAAATGCTGAACTATCAAAAGAAAATATTGCTTTAAGCCACCAGTTAAGTCAATACAAGAATTTTAAATCTGCTAGATTTAGTACTGGAGGTGAATACACAAAACGAGATATATTGAAGCTCCAAGATGAAATTGACAGACTAAGAGATACTATTCAAATAGTAAGAAAAGATAAGGAGGAATACATGTCTCGTTGCAAAGAAGCTATGGATTTGGTAGATAAACTGAAAAGAGATCTATCATATAAACACAGAGAAATTGAGCAGTTACAAGAGGAGAATAGTTCTTATAAAATGACCCATAGAACTGGAAAAGCTTCTGCTGATCATCTTAGAGAAGAATGCAACTTCCTGAGAGAACAGATAAAAACATTGCAATCTGATGTTATTAAAGAGAAGACATTGGCtagtcaaattaaaaacatcCAGATGGAAACTGAAAGAAGTAGTAATGAAGTGCAGAGTGATTTATTATGCACTCAAAAGAAACTAAGCCTAGCTAAAGATAATATTGACTCATTAGAaagaaaatgtaatattttgcaatctgaaatagtttcattaaaaaatgaaaagtcAAATctaattgaaaatataaagaaaattgATCAAGAACGTGATAAATTAGTGATAGAATTGGATAACAAGACTGAGAACATGAGTATACTTGAACAGAAAATTAAATCGCAGAGTTATGAAATTAGTAAATTAGAAAATGAAATATCTGAactcaaaagaaaaataagcaCTAATAAAGTATCAGAACACAGGTTAGTTGACCATGaatcacaaatattttttttaaatggggaAATATCGCGCTTAACTCAACAATATGACAATGCTGTTGTTGAAAACAAACATTTACAAAATAGTCTAGCTGACGCAAATGGCACATTGAAATTGACTAAGATTGAGTATGACAAATCCAGAAAAGAAGTTGATGGTCTTAAGCAGCAATTACAGCATTATGTAGCAGAAATCAGGAGAATTGAAGAAATGCTTTCACAGAAAGAAGCAGAAAGATCAGACATGCTAGAGCATTTTGCTAGTCTTTCTGTTGAAGCAAATATTCTCGAAAACACAAATCATTCTTTAGAAAGTGAGTCTGCTTCTAAATCATTACAGTTACAATCCTATATTAGTAAAATACAGGCCTTGGAAGAAAGATCAGTGGACAAAGATAATCTAATAGATACCCAATCATCACAAATTGCCGCTATGACTTGTAAGATAACAGCATTAGAAAATGAAGTTAAGTTAATTTCAGAGGAGAAAGATCTTCTACAGCAAAATGTGTCATACCTAAAGCAGATGTGTAATAGTTTGCAAAAAGATCATACTAGTGTTATGCAAGGCTTGACTGATACTGACTCTGAGCTGAAgctttacgaaaataaaataaaaaatctttcaagTGCAAAAACAAGACTAGAAGCAGACAATCAGGATATTAAAGGCAATTTAGAAACAACAGAAAAATTATTATCAAAGGCCAGGAGGGAAATTGTGGAACTAAAACTAGCTTTACAGGATGCTACTTCTGAAACAAAAGCCTTGCAAGATAGAATTAACAGATTGAGTAGAATAGAAACTGTGGCTCATGAA TCCACATTGACTCGAGAAGAGTTGGAGCTACCGCTTATGTTGGAAGAAACAATACATGAGGTAAGTCATGAGGAGGATGAGGAAAGCTCACGTTTTCATGAAGTTCGGAAAAGATATTCAAAGTACTCTCATGGAAGTactttgtaa
- the LOC141430016 gene encoding RAB11-binding protein RELCH homolog has translation MHRSPSQATLDSLDTARYSEDGGGDRGGSGGDVAVLEFELRKAKETIHALRANLTQFADGESALDKNAKGQFNQRSLKPHERRALNFLINEYLLLQDYKLTSITFSDENPDQVSSKK, from the exons ATGC ATCGCTCACCTAGCCAAGCAACTTTGGATTCCCTTGACACTGCTCGGTACTCAGAGGATGGTGGAGGTGACCGTGGGGGTAGTGGTGGTGATGTTGCTGTATTGGAATTTGAGCTGCGTAAAGCTAAAGAAACTATTCATGCACTAAGGGCAAATCTAACACAATTTGCAG ATGGGGAATCAGCTTTAGATAAGAATGCTAAGGGCCAGTTCAACCAGCGGTCACTGAAGCCCCATGAGAGGAGAGCTCTTAACTTCCTTATAAATGAATATCTATTGCTCCAGGATTACAAACTCACATCTATCACATTCTCTGATGAAAATCCTGATCAGGTTAGTTCAAAGAAATAG